Below is a genomic region from Vitis riparia cultivar Riparia Gloire de Montpellier isolate 1030 chromosome 16, EGFV_Vit.rip_1.0, whole genome shotgun sequence.
ttttttttaatcccagGTTAGGCACAAGATGGGTTTAGATATGACTTTATTTCATCTCACCCtgtttcaattatatataatattaaataaaaattatttttattatttttcaacttttttaatatttacaaaataaaaaattttaattttcacaaaaatgtAATTCGTAAATTCAACGACCATattaccaaaattcttttaatgaatAAGGTAGCTCCTTGGGTTGAATCGTACTTTTGTGTTTGCGTAGTTAGGCTAATATTTTTGGATTAGACCTACGTTTTTGGGTAGTCTATTTTTGTGTTTGTACAGCTGGGCTGGGCCTATATTTTCGGAGTGAACCTAGACTTTTGGGcagtttatttttgtgtttgtaCGCTTGGGCCTACACTTTTAGATTAGACCAGCACTTTTGgatagttcaattttttttgtgtttgattAAGCCCACCTAAGCTAAGCCCCATGAGGGATTGATAGACCCTTCACCTAACCCTTCACTTAAGCCCACCTAAGTTTTGCCAAGGACATtgtctacttttccttttctctccaTTTTGTTGCCACCAGAGTGCTAACTTACCATTAAATAGGGATATGCCAAACCAACCCCCATATGGAACTGAACTTTGTTTGTAGGAAGCATGCTACCTAGTGGTAGTCGAAGCTGCTACACTTGGTAGTACAGTTTGCGAAGCTGCTACCTATGAATTTTTAGCTCTAATACAGCACTTgctgaaaaaaaatgttaaattctatatattgaaataaaatttcagcTCCATGAATCAAGATGATTGTAATATGGTTTGTCACTAGTCTTTAATCACTACTCTGCGACcacaaatatttttacttcagaatattaaaaaatgaacgAAACTTGCTTGAAAGGAAACAAAACtttatttaagaatttcaaAGGCCTTGGAGAAGACTACTCATGTATGGAGACCTTCTAGGAACCAAGCCAGTGCTTTAGGACAAATACATTTGATACATGAAAAGCAACGATCCTTACATCTAAGCCAAGAAAACATTATCAAGGGACAAAGCATGCAAATAGATACAATGTGGCACTACCTTCCGGTTAAGGTGATTGTATCCATGGCATTAAGTGATGAAACTGGTACTCCTACTTGATTGCTCACCTGATCCTCTACATTCAATACATCATAATATAGAGCAGGCTTAGGAGGCATTTGCAAGAGTTCAATCTCACCTTCTAGCATCTTCAATGCTTTGCTCATGGAAGGACGGTCTGTGGGCTTCATCTGTATACACCATAATGCAGctatcaccattttttttacagATATTTTTTCACTATCTGTGGCATCTTCCATTTCAATGTCCTCCCCTTGGTCAAATTTATCATAGATCCATGATGGGAAGTATATTTGACTTGAGTGATCTGCTAATGCATTCAAATTCTTCCTTTTACCCACCATTTCCATcaacaacattccaaaactataaacatcagCCTTGTTTGATATGCATCCAATGTTTTTGTAGAACAATTCTGGAGCAATGTATCCCATTGTTCCTCTTGCTTTTGTGAGAGAAACAATACTTTCATCTGTTGAATACAACTTTGCAAGGCCAAAATCTGAAACTTTTGGAGTGAAGTCTTCATCGAGAAGAATATTGTGtggtttgatatcaaaatgtagAATTTTCATATCACAACCTTGATGTAAGTATTCAATCCCACGCCCTACTCCAAGTGCAATATTATACAACCTCTCCCAACTTAAGGGGGTATTGTTTTCATGTTGTGGAAAAATAAACTTATCAAGAGATCCATTAGGCATGAAGTCATATATAAGAGCCCATTTTGATCCTTCTATGCAAAATCCAACAAGTTTCACCACATTAATATGATGGATCCTTCCAATTGTAGCCACTTCATTGATAAAATCTTGCCCATCAGCTTTGGACATAACCAGTACTTTTACTGCAACAACTCGACCACTCTTGAGCTTTCCTTTATAAACAGAGCCAAAACCTCCTTGTCCTAATTTATTCTTGAAACTGTTGGTCATCTTCTTTATATCATAATAAGAGTACTTTATGAGTTGAAGACTTTTGTGATTTTGCAGGAATTCTTCAATATTATCATCTAATGATAAGTGTCTCCGTCGAAACTTGTAGATTAAGTAGGCAAACATGAACATCCCAAGTACAATTCGTACTCCAATGTATATTATGGCTGCACATGCATAAAGcaacacaaaaaatatgaaatatattagaaaatgttTATGATCATATGCattcaattaatattaaatccACCAAGTAAACCATTAGGCATTTGCCTTGCTCattaatctaaaaataaagGTGTTGTGAAACTTTTTGAGATTGGATTGAGTCTTGAACTGTGCTGCTTAGGGGCTCTCTATGGAAGTAATATGCTGATCAGtagtaaagaaaaaattgggGCTTTGGATTTGGAGGCCTTAGTTCCAATCCCACTGTTTTGACTTTTTTGTATACAAGTGGACTTGAAACTGAATTTAGATCAGAGTATATGCATTCTAAATCCCCTAAGCTActactactaataataataataataataataacaattattattattataatttttaattcctctggcttttgattttataaatgagGTCTTGGTTGGATAAAAAATTCTAAGGTGTTCATATAAAAAAACTACATTATACATATTATTGCACAAAGAATTAATAGTTGGGAATGGGAAGTCTCACCAATCTTGTTTAATATCCAGGCTCCTGATAAGAAAATTAACAATAacagaaattaaattcagagaagaacatgaattaaattaagttataattATAATCGTCAAATCATCCTTATTATATAAGATGATGACTATGCAAAATCAAGTTGGTAAAATGTAACGGAACTCCCTCAAACTTACCAGTGGCCTCAATGTCATAGTCAAAGTAGTAGTTCCAATAATATTGTTTAAGTCCTACATGATTGAATCAAGCAAGTAATATGAGCTTTTGCAAGCATAATCGAATGCAAAACAATTCTTTATAATTGGAAGAAGAAACGAAAGTAGGAATTTCAAGTAATTGAGTTAATATGAAGAGAGAGCTCTAAGTCAAATTATCTAATCGAAACTACTAAGCCTCaccttcaattttaaaatttgagggatCCACTATGTAGACTGTGAATAAGAGAGGATATtgaattcaaaataagaaagatataAGTGAAAATATCACCATTATTATCACtgaaaccaaaaagaaaattatcgaGAAATAAGGACAAAAAGATAAGAAACTCGGAGGCCTTACCAATTAAGTGAAGCAGACTGTCAATCAATGTCTGGATCCCTGCATGatcatatattcatatatacaCATTATTCACTCATGGGGCACTTCAAAATTGACTTCAAAGTTTTCATCATGCATGAATCACATTTAATTCGTAACTCCAAGCCTCCTTTACGAGGCTTCAATACTAATCTTACTCACATTTTGGCTTCAAGCAGACGAAATCCCAACAACCTACAGCGCTGGCGTTGTAGCATATGAAAGTAGTGCTGATTAAATTCGTAGCACAGGATAGCCCTTTCACTTGGCATTCTCTGGTGCAGATGGTACGCAGAAATGAAAGTTGAAACCCCATGAGTAGCTCTTCTTGCAAATCTGACATTGATAAATGTCTTCCCTCCGCAACGGCCTTTGACTGAGTGACGATATTCCCGTCCAAGATGCATGAATCGGGAATATCTCCGAACTCCAAATCTCCAACTATTGCATACGCGTATGGTTGCGAGAAAGGGGAGCTGCGATTCGTGTTGCATGGAATGATAGGAATATACTTATTATAAATCTTGTCACCAGTGATCAGCCATGGGCATGTAATGAAAACTACAGAAATAGAATTTGTAGGAAAGTCATATCCATCTGGATATTCACTCAAGTAATAGAGAGGATAGGAGAAACAGTTTCCCATGCCCTTTTTCTTTAGGCCCGGATCCACTACCCGAATGGTATGGCTACTGTAGTTGATGTCTGAAACATGGTATTTTCCGCTGAAATTCAGGTTTACCATAGTACGATTATTTTCACAGATCAATTTCAAGAGGTGATGATGACCGAGGTTAGGCGCATAATCATCTTCCAAATAGAAAGGGTCACTGATGTTCATATCTCCGCAAGAAGATTTGAAGGTCTGATTTTTATCAGCAACGCAAACAGAAAGGAAGCACACATGGAGGATTGTTAGAAGCCCTACTCCCACAAGATTTTCTTCCCTCAACATCATAaacttagagagagaaagagagagagagtgtgctATTACTTTGTTTTTGAAGTTGCATATTGTAGTGATAATTAAATACACAATTACCCTAACCCAACTCAACTATCTTGACTCGTGTCTTCCAAGCTAGTTTTTTTGGTCATTGTGTTTCTCCATCACGTAAGACAAATGCTAAACCAATTTAGACGTCCaaacttttttctcatttttacaTTGACCATCACCATCAATGTATATGATTTTATGTCATTCcaattaattcttttgaaaataataacattcatgacaaaaataaatcattaaaagaATTGGTCAAACATTCTACCATTCAATCCTTACTAGATACATCAATGACCCCACAATGTTTGAAATTTCAACGTGGATACCTTTCTAGACTATCCTTCCCAATAATGCTTTTAAATATAGTTGCACCCATCTTCTCATGAAAAACAAAGATTATTAGTCATAGATCTCTaatgtttagtttttttaattggtaTATTTGGACATTATCCCCGGCCCATAAATTGTGTAAAATTTTTTGGTACCtgtttttcaatgaaaataagaaaccaTAGAAGGAATATGTATATCCTTGTTATAGACATCAACTACCCTACAATATTGAATGTTTCTACATTGACACCTTTTTTACTTTACAATTAATTGagccaatttttaaaatccaaataattCCTAATAAttaaagattcattaaagaatttaaaataacaagTTTCACTTGTTTAGAACCTATTtacttaataagaaaatttagaaagcTTAGTTGTGCACATAAGAATAAGAGTAAAGTCCAACATATCATATATTAGTtttggtttattaatttttagtagtttaaaaattattaaactcatcaacaaatccaataaattaaatctttctttatttgaagtctatttttatagtaagaaaattcataaaaatatagttatatgTAGAGGAGAAATAAAAGTGTTATTAtggattaatttttgtttataatttcttatattagttgcgtcattatttgagtttcaa
It encodes:
- the LOC117933699 gene encoding rust resistance kinase Lr10-like, which produces MMLREENLVGVGLLTILHVCFLSVCVADKNQTFKSSCGDMNISDPFYLEDDYAPNLGHHHLLKLICENNRTMVNLNFSGKYHVSDINYSSHTIRVVDPGLKKKGMGNCFSYPLYYLSEYPDGYDFPTNSISVVFITCPWLITGDKIYNKYIPIIPCNTNRSSPFSQPYAYAIVGDLEFGDIPDSCILDGNIVTQSKAVAEGRHLSMSDLQEELLMGFQLSFLRTICTRECQVKGLSCATNLISTTFICYNASAVGCWDFVCLKPKWIQTLIDSLLHLIAIIYIGVRIVLGMFMFAYLIYKFRRRHLSLDDNIEEFLQNHKSLQLIKYSYYDIKKMTNSFKNKLGQGGFGSVYKGKLKSGRVVAVKVLVMSKADGQDFINEVATIGRIHHINVVKLVGFCIEGSKWALIYDFMPNGSLDKFIFPQHENNTPLSWERLYNIALGVGRGIEYLHQGCDMKILHFDIKPHNILLDEDFTPKVSDFGLAKLYSTDESIVSLTKARGTMGYIAPELFYKNIGCISNKADVYSFGMLLMEMVGKRKNLNALADHSSQIYFPSWIYDKFDQGEDIEMEDATDSEKISVKKMVIAALWCIQMKPTDRPSMSKALKMLEGEIELLQMPPKPALYYDVLNVEDQVSNQVGVPVSSLNAMDTITLTGR